A single Methanospirillum lacunae DNA region contains:
- a CDS encoding HAMP domain-containing methyl-accepting chemotaxis protein, with product MIQLDTISMSKKLLILIIIGVFAIMFTGVCGLFTAGEINSEVNQIYKNKYTHSMLAYGAYSDMLNYAIGGYTFTLASTVSEKQQIFQTKMDPFGVSLLKRLDDYSSIEMNDNEKGLIEEIKKSSAEYLETTKQVNSLTLQGKDEEATQLRIQSAIPKRNLILTDLQKLMDDNNQTSNQCYIDANQLYSQGILIIVVVIIFCTIILLFIAWLIAQNINRRFGNLIKGMEEVGAGNLAYRIEMKGSDEISLISSSFDSMSINLEKQKQEIEENLKKSIFANTSIMGIAEKIRSGDLNIQIDSSKYTGEFKKLVEATHALVEAFLRPNMEAMRIANEFSIGNFSVRYDENADVRGDFKQFKDALNNSGKSVSNSIISIQQQMGELTANAEEVNASTEEVAASVKDVADSSFHVSENAEKCKHGVDQVLKAMEELNTTVNQVAIKSEHVSKLTTDADRYSREGITLADIAEKGMEGITQSTIESKDNMVDITHQMEEIGKIVGLIRDISDQTSLLALNAAIEAARAGEAGLGFAVVADEVKALAQETQVSAENIASIIENLQKRSIQASTAMEKTVKDVESGGKALQDTFQSFTRIAELIEEINVSVTDVAATTEEQAASVEEITASITEIGGLVSNTSKQAELSAHSTNEVAVAVNQISQVIGNLNTIVENVQIQINFFKV from the coding sequence ATGATACAATTAGATACTATATCAATGAGCAAAAAATTGCTAATTTTGATTATAATCGGGGTTTTCGCTATTATGTTTACCGGAGTATGTGGTTTATTCACTGCCGGGGAAATTAATTCTGAAGTAAACCAAATTTATAAGAATAAATATACTCATTCCATGCTTGCATATGGAGCATATTCAGATATGCTCAATTATGCAATAGGTGGGTATACCTTCACTCTTGCATCAACCGTTTCTGAAAAACAACAAATATTTCAGACAAAAATGGATCCATTCGGGGTCTCACTTCTGAAACGACTTGATGATTACTCTTCAATTGAGATGAATGATAATGAAAAAGGTCTTATTGAGGAGATTAAAAAATCGTCGGCTGAATACCTTGAAACAACAAAACAGGTTAATTCTCTAACACTTCAAGGAAAAGATGAAGAAGCGACTCAACTCAGGATTCAAAGTGCAATTCCTAAACGAAATCTAATTCTTACTGATCTACAGAAACTGATGGATGATAATAATCAGACATCAAACCAGTGTTATATCGATGCAAACCAGTTGTATTCACAGGGAATACTAATCATAGTCGTTGTTATTATTTTCTGTACTATAATTCTTCTGTTTATTGCGTGGCTCATAGCCCAGAACATAAACCGGAGGTTTGGCAATCTGATAAAGGGTATGGAAGAGGTAGGAGCTGGAAATCTTGCATATCGCATTGAAATGAAAGGAAGTGATGAAATAAGTTTGATCAGCTCTTCCTTTGATTCAATGTCAATAAATCTTGAGAAACAAAAACAGGAGATTGAAGAAAACCTGAAAAAATCAATATTTGCCAATACTTCAATCATGGGTATTGCTGAAAAGATACGAAGTGGAGATCTCAACATCCAAATCGATTCTTCCAAATATACAGGCGAGTTCAAAAAACTGGTTGAGGCTACTCATGCTTTGGTTGAAGCATTTCTCCGGCCAAATATGGAAGCCATGCGAATTGCAAATGAATTTTCCATAGGAAATTTCTCAGTACGATATGATGAAAATGCAGATGTCAGGGGAGATTTCAAGCAATTCAAAGATGCATTGAACAATAGTGGAAAATCCGTATCCAATTCAATTATCTCAATTCAGCAACAGATGGGGGAACTTACAGCCAATGCAGAGGAAGTAAATGCAAGTACTGAAGAGGTTGCTGCAAGTGTCAAAGATGTTGCTGATTCATCCTTTCATGTCAGTGAAAATGCAGAAAAATGCAAACATGGGGTTGACCAGGTTCTAAAAGCGATGGAAGAGCTCAATACAACGGTAAATCAGGTTGCAATCAAGAGCGAACACGTGAGTAAACTCACAACTGATGCTGACAGGTACTCTCGGGAAGGAATAACACTCGCTGACATTGCAGAAAAAGGGATGGAAGGAATTACCCAATCTACCATCGAAAGCAAGGATAATATGGTGGACATCACTCACCAGATGGAAGAGATCGGGAAAATTGTTGGTCTTATTAGAGACATATCTGATCAAACCAGTCTACTCGCCCTCAATGCAGCAATTGAAGCAGCCAGAGCAGGAGAAGCTGGGTTGGGTTTTGCTGTTGTTGCTGATGAAGTAAAAGCATTAGCCCAGGAGACTCAGGTTTCTGCAGAAAATATTGCATCTATTATTGAAAATCTTCAGAAACGATCTATCCAGGCATCCACCGCAATGGAAAAAACTGTCAAAGATGTTGAAAGCGGGGGAAAAGCACTTCAAGACACTTTCCAGTCATTTACCCGGATTGCTGAGTTAATTGAGGAGATCAACGTAAGTGTTACAGATGTTGCTGCTACAACAGAAGAACAGGCAGCATCTGTTGAGGAAATAACCGCAAGTATCACAGAAATTGGTGGCCTGGTATCAAATACCTCTAAACAAGCTGAATTATCAGCTCATTCAACCAACGAGGTTGCCGTTGCAGTAAATCAGATCTCCCAGGTCATAGGAAATCTGAACACCATTGTTGAAAATGTTCAGATCCAGATTAATTTCTTTAAAGTATAA
- a CDS encoding PAS domain S-box protein, whose product MDGDVSEIIREVLKKFRKPISITQIAYEASISRTTAARYLDNLHYSGQVKLFEIGKAKKYLLTSEQPSHSICDLSSDLIILLSSSFKILFVNKAYLEYSHLSLEDLLGKRVDALNLDLFSSINILKILNEYPGDDLSSHIIEVYRGNQLYIYEMFFLKGRVVSHHAAISIVIKDITAKKRIEDENRFLASIIACSEDAIIAVDNTITINTWNNAAERLFGYNSDEVIGQSISVIHPWWYKDVYPIHNRLLMGETIKQYKCTRRRKDGSLVYVSITASLVYDHSGEIIGSSAIFRDITADNQIKSYISDLNQQLHAVLDNIHEVLAIVDPGTHRVLLLNEYGKKRFDSQNSRCWFHTSQYNFPQACEICSHMNLNYMEKSGPVSFEFKTDRIKLLSKFQLIPWGTKKHAMMVTMFDQSEDLNKDGLVFPDNKT is encoded by the coding sequence ATGGATGGGGATGTTTCTGAAATAATACGAGAAGTTTTAAAAAAATTCAGGAAACCAATATCTATTACACAGATTGCATATGAAGCTTCTATTTCACGGACAACCGCTGCACGATACCTCGATAATTTGCATTATTCTGGTCAGGTAAAGTTATTCGAGATTGGCAAGGCAAAAAAGTACTTATTAACTTCAGAGCAACCTTCTCATTCTATCTGTGACTTATCATCAGATCTTATTATCCTTTTAAGTTCATCATTCAAAATTTTGTTTGTAAACAAGGCATATCTTGAGTATTCTCACCTTTCTCTTGAAGACCTTCTTGGAAAACGGGTCGATGCCTTAAATTTAGATCTTTTTTCATCTATTAACATCCTAAAGATACTAAATGAGTATCCAGGTGATGATCTTTCGTCTCATATCATTGAGGTATACAGGGGTAACCAACTATATATCTATGAAATGTTTTTTCTAAAAGGGCGGGTAGTATCTCATCATGCCGCAATTTCCATTGTTATTAAAGATATTACTGCAAAGAAACGGATAGAAGATGAAAATCGGTTTCTGGCTTCAATTATTGCCTGCTCTGAAGATGCTATTATTGCAGTCGATAACACAATTACCATTAATACCTGGAATAATGCTGCAGAACGATTATTTGGATATAATTCTGATGAAGTAATTGGTCAATCGATATCAGTGATTCATCCTTGGTGGTATAAAGATGTGTATCCTATCCATAATCGGTTACTCATGGGTGAAACAATAAAGCAATACAAGTGTACCAGAAGACGGAAAGATGGTTCTCTCGTTTATGTTTCTATCACTGCATCATTAGTATACGATCATTCTGGGGAGATTATTGGTTCTTCTGCAATATTTCGTGATATTACTGCAGATAATCAGATAAAAAGTTATATTTCTGATTTAAATCAGCAGTTACATGCAGTACTGGATAATATCCATGAAGTTTTAGCGATTGTTGACCCTGGCACTCATAGGGTCCTTTTGCTAAATGAGTACGGGAAAAAACGTTTTGATAGCCAGAATTCGAGATGTTGGTTTCATACAAGCCAGTATAACTTTCCACAAGCATGTGAAATTTGTTCTCATATGAACCTTAACTACATGGAGAAATCCGGGCCAGTATCATTTGAATTTAAAACTGACAGAATAAAATTACTCTCTAAATTCCAGTTGATACCATGGGGTACTAAAAAACATGCAATGATGGTAACCATGTTTGATCAATCTGAGGATCTTAATAAGGATGGCCTAGTCTTCCCTGATAATAAAACGTAA
- a CDS encoding phosphoribosylformylglycinamidine synthase subunit PurQ: protein MTSSFFNESPDMIPDKALIMSGYGINSEMETQEVLARAGMDSDIVHINDLIDKKQRLSDYRLLVFPGGFSYGDDTGAGNAFANRVRNNLWDDLTEFLNGDNLVLGICNGFQILANLGLVPAFNKQFKRDIALMPNHKGVLECRYVTLKPTADNIWTKGIDKIVCPVSHGEGNFSCSKETLAKLQSKKMIAFTYCKDDMKSANGEYPFNPNGSTADIAGITSENGKVLAMMPHPERAMDFVNLYDWTLQKEKMKRQGIKVPTESLNMKLFRNIVNYFS, encoded by the coding sequence ATGACGTCTTCATTTTTTAACGAATCTCCGGATATGATTCCTGATAAAGCCCTCATCATGAGCGGATACGGAATCAATTCAGAGATGGAGACACAAGAAGTATTAGCCCGTGCAGGAATGGATTCTGATATCGTTCACATCAACGATCTCATTGACAAAAAACAGAGACTATCTGATTATCGTCTGCTTGTATTTCCAGGTGGCTTTTCGTACGGTGATGATACCGGTGCGGGAAATGCATTCGCTAACAGGGTCAGAAATAATCTCTGGGATGATCTCACTGAATTTCTGAATGGCGACAATCTTGTTCTCGGGATCTGTAACGGGTTCCAAATCCTTGCAAACCTTGGACTCGTACCTGCGTTTAACAAGCAGTTCAAACGCGATATTGCCCTGATGCCCAACCACAAAGGGGTGCTTGAATGCCGGTATGTTACATTGAAACCTACTGCTGACAATATCTGGACAAAAGGCATCGATAAAATTGTCTGTCCGGTATCTCATGGAGAAGGTAATTTTTCCTGCTCTAAAGAGACACTTGCCAAACTTCAGAGCAAGAAGATGATCGCATTTACCTACTGTAAAGACGACATGAAATCTGCAAACGGTGAATACCCGTTTAATCCAAACGGCTCAACTGCTGATATTGCAGGGATTACTTCAGAAAACGGGAAAGTTCTGGCGATGATGCCTCATCCGGAACGTGCAATGGATTTTGTCAACCTGTATGACTGGACACTGCAGAAAGAGAAGATGAAACGACAGGGAATCAAAGTTCCCACAGAGTCGTTGAATATGAAACTATTCAGAAATATAGTTAATTATTTTAGTTAA